A section of the Streptomyces sp. V3I8 genome encodes:
- a CDS encoding sensor domain-containing diguanylate cyclase yields the protein MGGDDVRLRAVVALAQGMAAAHAPHESWRAAADGACRALGGSFAALSVWERQLGRLRVLVNTGERAPGEEEFPESETYPVHRFPEITEFLHERWVGGGEPNAWVETADGPTAGRAEYCHQRVAALRRRGRGCCVVAPIVLHGRAWGELYVARPAGAPVFGRADSDFATVLASVVAAGIAQTERLEEARRLAFTDALTGLANRRAVDVRLEEAVECHRARGAVVSLVVCDLNGLKRVNDTQGHAVGDRLLERFGSVLSLCGAMLPGTLAARLGGDEFCLLAVGPAADEVVRVADELCRRAAELELGEGVACGVASTGDPLGPVRSARRLFRLADAAQYRAKAVRATKPVVAGREGPDDPVVRLADAPPPAAADRRRFRGRR from the coding sequence ATGGGTGGTGACGATGTGCGGCTGAGGGCCGTGGTGGCGCTGGCGCAGGGCATGGCCGCCGCGCACGCCCCGCACGAGTCGTGGCGCGCGGCGGCGGACGGCGCCTGCCGGGCGCTGGGCGGGAGCTTCGCCGCGCTGTCCGTGTGGGAGCGGCAGCTGGGGCGGCTGCGGGTCCTGGTGAACACGGGGGAGCGGGCCCCGGGCGAGGAGGAGTTCCCGGAGTCCGAGACGTACCCCGTGCACCGGTTCCCCGAGATCACCGAGTTCCTGCACGAGCGCTGGGTGGGCGGCGGCGAGCCCAACGCCTGGGTCGAGACGGCGGACGGCCCCACCGCGGGACGCGCCGAGTACTGCCACCAGAGGGTGGCCGCGCTCAGACGGCGCGGGCGCGGCTGCTGCGTCGTCGCGCCGATCGTCCTGCACGGCCGCGCCTGGGGGGAGCTGTACGTCGCCCGCCCGGCCGGCGCCCCCGTCTTCGGCCGGGCGGACTCCGACTTCGCGACCGTCCTCGCCTCCGTGGTCGCCGCCGGGATCGCGCAGACCGAACGCCTGGAGGAGGCCCGCCGGCTGGCCTTCACCGACGCGCTCACCGGCCTCGCCAACCGCCGGGCCGTGGACGTGCGGCTGGAGGAGGCCGTCGAGTGCCACCGCGCCCGGGGGGCGGTCGTCAGCCTCGTCGTGTGCGACCTGAACGGGCTCAAGCGCGTCAACGACACCCAGGGGCACGCCGTCGGCGACCGGCTCCTGGAACGCTTCGGGTCGGTGCTGTCCCTGTGCGGCGCCATGCTGCCCGGCACGCTCGCCGCCCGCCTCGGCGGCGACGAGTTCTGCCTGCTGGCGGTGGGCCCCGCCGCCGACGAGGTGGTCCGCGTCGCCGACGAACTGTGCCGCCGCGCCGCCGAGCTGGAACTCGGCGAGGGCGTCGCGTGCGGGGTCGCCTCCACCGGGGACCCGCTCGGGCCCGTCCGCTCGGCCCGCCGCCTCTTCCGCCTCGCCGACGCGGCCCAGTACCGCGCCAAGGCCGTACGCGCCACGAAGCCCGTGGTCGCCGGCCGCGAGGGCCCCGACGACCCCGTCGTACGCCTCGCCGACGCGCCCCCGCCCGCGGCGGCCGACCGCCGGAGGTTTCGCGGTCGGCGGTAA
- a CDS encoding enoyl-CoA hydratase/isomerase family protein, with protein sequence MTQQGGPDGPEEQGGPDGQGGPGAERRFGEYVAVRRPAPYVAELSLDRPKAMNAVSSAMARSIAAACEALAADRDVRVVVLTSTHERAFCVGADLKERNSLTDAELVRQRPVARAAYTGVLELAMPTVAAVHGFALGGGFELALACDLIVADGTAVVGLPEVSVGVIPGGGGTQLLPRRVGAARAAELIFSARRVGAVEARELGLVDELVSDGQDRAAALALASRIAGNSPVGLRAAKRALRLGHGLDLRAGLEVEDAAWRSVAFSGDRAEGVAAFNEKRRPQWPGE encoded by the coding sequence ATGACGCAGCAGGGCGGGCCGGACGGCCCGGAGGAGCAGGGCGGGCCGGACGGGCAGGGCGGGCCGGGCGCCGAGCGGCGGTTCGGCGAGTACGTGGCCGTGCGGCGCCCCGCCCCGTACGTCGCGGAGCTCTCCCTGGACCGGCCGAAGGCCATGAACGCCGTGTCGTCCGCGATGGCCCGCTCGATCGCCGCCGCGTGCGAGGCGCTGGCCGCCGACCGGGACGTACGCGTGGTGGTGCTGACCTCGACCCATGAGCGGGCCTTCTGCGTCGGCGCCGACCTCAAGGAGCGCAACTCCCTCACGGACGCCGAGCTGGTCCGCCAGCGGCCGGTCGCGCGGGCCGCGTACACCGGCGTGCTGGAGCTCGCGATGCCCACCGTGGCCGCCGTGCACGGGTTCGCGCTCGGGGGCGGGTTCGAGCTGGCCCTCGCCTGCGACCTGATCGTGGCGGACGGCACGGCCGTGGTGGGTCTGCCCGAGGTGTCGGTCGGCGTCATCCCCGGGGGCGGCGGTACCCAGCTGCTGCCGCGGCGGGTGGGGGCGGCGCGGGCCGCCGAGCTGATCTTCTCGGCGCGGCGGGTGGGGGCGGTGGAGGCGCGTGAGCTGGGGCTGGTGGACGAACTGGTCTCCGACGGCCAGGACCGGGCGGCCGCGCTCGCGCTCGCCTCGCGCATCGCCGGGAACTCGCCCGTGGGGCTCCGGGCCGCGAAGCGGGCGCTGCGGCTCGGGCACGGGCTCGACCTGCGGGCGGGGCTAGAGGTCGAGGACGCGGCGTGGCGGTCGGTGGCGTTCTCGGGGGACCGGGCGGAGGGGGTCGCGGCGTTCAACGAGAAGCGGCGGCCGCAGTGGCCCGGGGAGTAG
- a CDS encoding adenylate/guanylate cyclase domain-containing protein, with protein sequence MTVDDSGSGTGDPASDGEPGRTSGSVADTAAARVDRPEARARVERVEKEEQHPVDAQDGRPDSPPEGRTDSRTDGRTDSRTDQAGAESDEDDPLALRLEQLILGAERRYTPFQAARSAGVSMELASRFWRAMGFADIGQAKALTEADVLALRRLAGLVEAGLLSEAMAVQVARSTGQTTARLAEWQIDSFLEGLTEPPEPGMTRTEVTYPLIELLLPELEEFLIYVWRRQLAAATGRVVQAADDEEMVDRRLAVGFADLVGFTRLTRRMEEEELGELVEAFETTAADLVAAHGGRLIKTLGDEVLYAADDASVAAEIALRLIETMANDETMPELRVGIAFGTVTTRMGDVFGTTVNLASRLTSIAPKDAVLVDGAFAEELIRTQDAPASEAVAVEEAVAAEKEGEEPPVYRFGLQPMWQRAVRGLGVVEPWLMSRRG encoded by the coding sequence GTGACGGTCGACGACAGCGGTTCGGGCACGGGTGACCCCGCCTCCGACGGTGAGCCGGGGCGTACCTCCGGGTCTGTCGCCGACACGGCGGCCGCACGGGTCGACCGGCCCGAAGCACGCGCGCGCGTGGAGCGCGTGGAGAAAGAGGAACAGCACCCAGTGGACGCGCAGGACGGCCGCCCCGACAGTCCCCCCGAGGGCCGTACCGACAGCCGCACGGACGGTCGTACCGACAGCCGCACCGATCAGGCCGGCGCCGAGTCCGACGAGGACGACCCGCTGGCGCTCCGGCTCGAACAGCTGATCCTCGGCGCCGAGCGGCGCTACACCCCCTTCCAGGCGGCCCGCAGCGCCGGCGTCTCCATGGAGCTGGCCTCCCGTTTCTGGCGGGCCATGGGCTTCGCCGACATCGGCCAGGCCAAGGCGCTCACCGAGGCCGACGTGCTGGCCCTGCGGCGGCTGGCCGGTCTGGTGGAGGCCGGGCTGCTCAGCGAGGCGATGGCGGTCCAGGTGGCCCGTTCCACCGGCCAGACCACCGCCCGGCTGGCCGAGTGGCAGATCGACTCGTTCCTGGAGGGCCTCACCGAGCCGCCCGAGCCGGGCATGACGCGCACCGAGGTCACGTATCCCCTCATCGAGCTGCTGCTGCCCGAGCTGGAGGAGTTCCTGATCTACGTCTGGCGGCGCCAGCTCGCCGCCGCGACCGGCCGTGTCGTGCAGGCCGCGGACGACGAGGAGATGGTGGACCGGCGCCTCGCCGTCGGCTTCGCCGACCTCGTCGGTTTCACGCGCCTGACCCGGCGCATGGAGGAGGAGGAGCTCGGCGAGCTCGTCGAGGCCTTCGAGACCACCGCCGCCGACCTGGTCGCCGCGCACGGGGGGCGCCTCATCAAGACTCTCGGCGACGAGGTGCTGTACGCGGCCGACGACGCGAGTGTCGCCGCCGAGATCGCGCTGCGTCTCATCGAGACCATGGCCAACGACGAGACGATGCCCGAACTGCGGGTCGGCATCGCCTTCGGCACGGTCACCACGCGCATGGGTGACGTGTTCGGTACGACCGTGAACCTCGCGTCGCGGCTCACGTCGATAGCGCCGAAGGACGCCGTCCTGGTCGACGGGGCGTTCGCGGAGGAACTGATCCGGACGCAGGACGCGCCCGCGTCCGAGGCCGTGGCGGTCGAGGAGGCCGTCGCGGCGGAGAAGGAGGGCGAGGAGCCGCCGGTGTACCGCTTCGGCCTCCAGCCGATGTGGCAACGGGCGGTCCGCGGCCTGGGCGTGGTCGAACCGTGGCTGATGAGCCGGCGGGGCTGA
- a CDS encoding biotin--[acetyl-CoA-carboxylase] ligase: protein MTPRDDSDANSNRWSDLDRPPLNGMALRRALVRDGGLWSDVQVVARTGSTNSDLVRLATDGKAEEGAVLVAEEQDAGRGRLDRRWTAPARSGLFFSVLLKPAGVPVERWGWLPLLTGVAVATGLSRSAGVDTALKWPNDLLVTVEGAERKAGGILAERAGADAVVVGVGINVTLRADELPVPGAGSLALAGAVTTDRDTILRSVLRSLEQEFVKWRDMRGDPAASGLQDTYAAGCATLGRRVRAELPGDRSITGEAVAVDGDGRLVLATEEGVQQPVGAGDIVHLRPADASPDAPADSPADSPDGE from the coding sequence ATGACGCCGCGAGACGACTCAGACGCGAACAGCAATCGGTGGTCCGACCTGGACCGTCCGCCGCTCAACGGCATGGCGCTGCGCCGCGCGCTCGTGCGGGACGGCGGGCTCTGGTCCGACGTCCAGGTGGTGGCCCGCACCGGTTCCACCAACTCCGACCTCGTCCGCCTCGCCACGGACGGCAAGGCGGAGGAGGGCGCGGTCCTGGTGGCCGAGGAGCAGGACGCCGGACGGGGACGCCTCGACCGGCGGTGGACGGCGCCCGCCCGCTCGGGCCTGTTCTTCTCCGTCCTGCTCAAGCCCGCCGGGGTCCCCGTCGAGCGCTGGGGCTGGCTGCCGCTGCTCACCGGGGTCGCGGTGGCCACGGGGCTGTCGCGCTCGGCCGGAGTGGACACCGCGCTGAAGTGGCCGAACGACCTGCTGGTCACGGTGGAGGGCGCGGAGCGCAAGGCGGGCGGCATCCTCGCCGAGCGCGCCGGGGCCGACGCCGTCGTCGTGGGCGTCGGCATCAACGTCACGCTCCGCGCGGACGAACTGCCCGTGCCGGGCGCCGGGTCGCTCGCCCTCGCGGGAGCGGTGACGACGGACCGCGACACGATCCTGCGCTCCGTCCTGCGTTCACTCGAACAAGAGTTCGTGAAGTGGCGCGACATGCGGGGCGATCCCGCCGCGTCCGGCCTCCAGGACACCTACGCGGCGGGCTGCGCGACGCTCGGGCGCCGGGTGCGGGCGGAGCTGCCCGGCGACAGGTCGATCACCGGGGAGGCGGTGGCCGTCGACGGCGACGGGCGGCTGGTGCTGGCCACCGAGGAGGGTGTGCAGCAGCCGGTGGGGGCGGGCGACATCGTGCACCTGCGCCCGGCGGACGCCTCGCCGGATGCCCCGGCGGACTCTCCGGCGGACTCCCCGGACGGCGAGTGA
- a CDS encoding acyl-CoA carboxylase subunit beta has protein sequence MSEPEQQHETDIHTTAGKLADLRRRIDEATHAGSARAVEKQHAKGKLTARERIELLMDEGSFVEFDEFAQHRSTDFGLEDNRPYGDGVVTGYGTVDGRPVAVFSQDFTVFGGALGEVFGQKIMKAMDFALKTGCPVIGINDSGGARIQEGVAALGMYGEIFRRNTHASGVIPQISLVVGPCAGGAVYSPAITDFTVMVDQTSHMFITGPDVIKTVTGEDVGFEELGGARTHNAVSGVAHHMAGDEKDAIEYVKSLLSYLPSNNLSEPPAFPEEADLTPTDEDRELDTLIPDSANQPYDMHTVIEHVLDDAEFFETQPLFAPNILTGFGRIEGRPVGVVANQPMQFAGCLDIDASEKAARFVRTCDAFNVPVLTFVDVPGFLPGVGQEHSGIIRRGAKLIYAYAEATVPLITVITRKAFGGAYDVMGSKHLGADLNLAWPTAQIAVMGAQGAVNILHRRTIAAIPESEREAARARLIQEYEDTLLNPYTAAERGYVDGVILPSDTRSHVVRGLRALRTKRESLPPKKHGNIPL, from the coding sequence ATGTCCGAGCCGGAACAGCAGCACGAGACCGACATCCACACCACCGCGGGCAAGCTCGCGGACCTGCGGCGCCGCATCGACGAGGCGACGCACGCCGGCTCGGCACGCGCCGTCGAGAAGCAGCACGCCAAGGGCAAGTTGACGGCCCGTGAGCGGATCGAGCTGCTGATGGACGAGGGGTCCTTCGTCGAGTTCGACGAGTTCGCGCAGCACCGCTCGACGGACTTCGGGCTGGAGGACAACCGCCCGTACGGGGACGGGGTGGTGACCGGCTACGGCACGGTGGACGGCCGTCCGGTCGCCGTGTTCTCACAGGACTTCACGGTCTTCGGCGGCGCGCTCGGCGAGGTCTTCGGGCAGAAGATCATGAAGGCGATGGACTTCGCGCTGAAGACCGGCTGTCCGGTCATCGGCATCAACGACTCGGGCGGCGCCCGCATCCAGGAGGGCGTCGCGGCGCTCGGCATGTACGGCGAGATCTTCCGCCGCAACACGCACGCCTCGGGCGTGATCCCGCAGATCAGCCTGGTCGTCGGCCCGTGCGCCGGTGGCGCGGTCTACTCCCCCGCCATCACCGACTTCACGGTCATGGTCGACCAGACCTCGCACATGTTCATCACCGGGCCCGACGTCATCAAGACGGTCACCGGCGAGGACGTCGGCTTCGAGGAGCTGGGCGGCGCGCGCACCCACAACGCGGTCTCCGGCGTGGCCCACCACATGGCCGGGGACGAGAAGGACGCGATCGAGTACGTCAAGTCGCTTCTCTCCTACCTCCCGTCGAACAACCTGAGCGAGCCGCCCGCCTTCCCCGAGGAGGCGGACCTGACGCCGACGGACGAGGACCGCGAGCTGGACACGCTCATCCCGGACAGCGCGAACCAGCCGTACGACATGCACACGGTGATCGAACACGTCCTGGACGACGCCGAGTTCTTCGAGACGCAGCCGCTGTTCGCGCCGAACATCCTCACCGGCTTCGGCCGCATCGAGGGGCGTCCGGTGGGCGTCGTCGCCAACCAGCCGATGCAGTTCGCGGGCTGCCTGGACATCGACGCCTCCGAGAAGGCCGCGCGCTTCGTGCGCACCTGCGACGCCTTCAACGTCCCGGTCCTCACCTTCGTGGACGTGCCGGGCTTCCTGCCGGGCGTCGGCCAGGAGCACAGCGGCATCATCCGCCGCGGCGCCAAGCTGATCTACGCGTACGCCGAGGCGACCGTCCCCCTGATCACGGTCATCACCCGCAAGGCCTTCGGCGGCGCGTACGACGTCATGGGCTCCAAGCACCTGGGCGCGGACCTCAACCTCGCCTGGCCGACCGCGCAGATCGCCGTGATGGGCGCGCAGGGCGCGGTGAACATCCTGCACCGGCGCACCATCGCCGCCATCCCCGAGAGCGAGCGGGAAGCCGCCCGGGCCCGTCTGATCCAGGAGTACGAGGACACGCTCCTCAACCCCTACACGGCGGCCGAGCGCGGCTACGTCGACGGCGTGATCCTGCCGTCCGACACCCGCTCGCACGTCGTACGCGGTCTGCGGGCGCTGCGCACCAAGCGGGAGTCCCTGCCGCCGAAGAAGCACGGCAACATCCCCCTCTAG
- a CDS encoding acyl-CoA carboxylase epsilon subunit, translated as MNIKVVRGNPTPEELAAALAVVRARAAAAAAPPPGADREGDAWSDPSRVAGRHLPAPGPTAWTRSFWPA; from the coding sequence ATGAACATCAAGGTTGTACGGGGCAACCCGACCCCCGAGGAACTGGCCGCCGCCCTGGCGGTGGTCCGGGCCCGCGCCGCGGCGGCGGCAGCGCCCCCGCCCGGCGCGGACCGTGAGGGGGACGCCTGGTCGGACCCGTCCCGGGTGGCGGGCAGGCACCTGCCGGCCCCGGGGCCCACCGCCTGGACCCGCAGCTTCTGGCCGGCGTAG
- a CDS encoding S1 family peptidase translates to MRRSRTPLAIRAAAVMAVVTPLCGPAPATAAPRVPTVLGGTVLHGSNGAQCVVGFNTTGGAGRHAVTLGHCAGTPTTPTTPTTWFADSSRTVQVGVSAGGSFPVDDYGVVRYTTSALVLPGEVTLGGGAVQDVTGSTSPAVGQRVCHVGRTSGLRCGTVTAVNATVNFAEGAVHGLFRSTACTEAGDSGGPAFSGTLAVGLVVGGSGSCASGGVTYYQPVAEVLARFGLSVY, encoded by the coding sequence ATGAGACGCTCGCGCACACCTCTGGCGATCCGCGCCGCGGCCGTGATGGCCGTGGTCACCCCGCTGTGCGGCCCGGCCCCGGCGACCGCAGCCCCTCGCGTGCCCACGGTCCTCGGCGGCACCGTCCTCCACGGTTCCAACGGGGCGCAGTGCGTCGTGGGCTTCAACACCACCGGAGGCGCGGGCCGTCACGCGGTGACGCTGGGGCACTGCGCGGGCACCCCGACCACCCCGACCACCCCCACCACGTGGTTCGCCGACAGCTCACGCACCGTCCAGGTCGGCGTCTCCGCGGGCGGCTCCTTCCCCGTCGACGACTACGGAGTGGTCCGCTACACCACGTCGGCCCTGGTCCTTCCCGGCGAAGTGACCCTGGGCGGGGGAGCCGTCCAGGACGTGACCGGCTCCACGAGTCCCGCCGTCGGGCAGCGGGTCTGTCATGTCGGCCGGACGAGCGGCCTCCGCTGCGGGACGGTGACCGCGGTCAACGCCACGGTCAACTTCGCCGAGGGCGCGGTGCACGGCCTCTTCCGCTCCACCGCCTGCACCGAGGCCGGTGACTCCGGAGGACCGGCGTTCTCCGGCACCCTGGCTGTCGGTCTCGTCGTGGGAGGCAGTGGCAGCTGCGCCTCCGGCGGCGTCACGTACTACCAGCCCGTCGCGGAGGTGCTCGCGCGGTTCGGCCTGAGCGTGTACTGA
- the mmpB gene encoding morphogenic membrane protein MmpB yields MLWSDPENEPPKELRDMQDMLRRLGVLIALAVVFAMVILGLM; encoded by the coding sequence ATGCTGTGGTCCGACCCGGAGAACGAGCCGCCGAAGGAGCTGCGCGACATGCAGGACATGTTGCGGCGGCTCGGCGTCCTCATCGCGCTGGCCGTGGTGTTCGCCATGGTCATCCTCGGCCTGATGTGA
- a CDS encoding nucleoside triphosphate pyrophosphatase: MTDQPRRRLVLASRSPARLGLLRQAGFDPEVVVSGFDEDAVTAPTPAELALALAEAKASVVAARPEVAGALVIGCDSVLELDGVAYGKPADAEEATARWKSMRGRAGVLQTGHCVRDTATGRHTSAVASTVVRFGEPTDAEIAAYVATGEPLHVAGAFTLDGRSAPFVDGIDGDHGNVIGLSLPLLRRLLAELGVGITGLWAPPEK; encoded by the coding sequence ATGACTGATCAGCCACGCCGTCGGCTCGTTCTCGCCTCCCGGTCCCCCGCCCGGCTCGGACTGCTGCGGCAGGCCGGATTCGACCCCGAGGTCGTCGTCAGCGGGTTCGACGAGGACGCCGTGACCGCCCCGACCCCCGCCGAACTGGCGCTCGCCCTCGCCGAGGCGAAGGCGTCCGTGGTGGCGGCGCGGCCCGAGGTCGCCGGCGCCCTGGTGATCGGCTGCGACTCGGTGCTGGAACTGGACGGCGTGGCGTACGGCAAGCCGGCCGACGCCGAGGAGGCGACCGCGCGCTGGAAGTCGATGCGCGGCCGGGCGGGCGTCCTGCAGACCGGCCACTGCGTGCGGGACACGGCGACCGGCCGCCACACGTCGGCGGTCGCGTCCACCGTGGTCCGCTTCGGCGAGCCGACCGACGCCGAGATCGCCGCGTACGTCGCCACGGGCGAGCCGCTGCACGTCGCGGGGGCGTTCACGCTGGACGGCCGCTCGGCCCCGTTCGTCGACGGCATCGACGGCGACCACGGCAACGTCATCGGCCTCTCGCTGCCGCTGCTACGCCGCCTGCTGGCCGAACTGGGCGTTGGCATCACCGGGTTGTGGGCCCCGCCCGAGAAGTGA
- a CDS encoding biotin carboxylase N-terminal domain-containing protein: MRKVLIANRGEIAVRVARACRDAGIASVAVYAEPDRDALHVRAADEAFALGGDTPASSYLDIAKVLQAAKDSGADAIHPGYGFLSENADFAQAVLDADLTWIGPPPQAIRDLGDKVAARHIAQRAGAPLVAGTPDPVAGAEEVVAFAREHGLPIAIKAAFGGGGRGLKVARTLEEVPELFDSAVREAVAAFGRGECFVERYLDKPRHVETQCLADRHGNVVVVSTRDCSLQRRHQKLVEEAPAPFLSDAQVAELYASSKAILKEAGYVGAGTVEFLVGVDGTISFLEVNTRLQVEHPVTEEVSGIDLVREMFRIADGEELGYDDPPLRGHSFEFRINGEDPGRGFLPAPGTVTTFAPPSGPGVRLDAGVESGSVIGPAWDSLLAKLIVTGATREQALQRAARALEEFTVEGMATAVPFHRAVVVDPAFAPELTGSTDPFTVHTRWIETEFVNEIPAFTAPADTDTDDEPGRETVVVEVGGKRLEVSLPSSLGMSLARTGLAAGARPKRRAAKKSGPAASGDTLASPMQGTIVKVAVEEGQEVKEGDLIVVLEAMKMEQPLNAHRSGTVKALAVEVGASLTSGAVICEIKD, encoded by the coding sequence GTGCGCAAGGTGTTGATCGCCAATCGTGGCGAAATCGCTGTCCGTGTCGCCCGGGCGTGCCGGGACGCGGGCATCGCGAGCGTGGCGGTGTACGCCGAGCCGGACCGGGACGCGCTGCATGTGCGCGCCGCCGACGAGGCGTTCGCGCTGGGTGGTGACACCCCCGCGAGCAGTTACCTCGACATCGCCAAGGTGCTCCAGGCCGCCAAGGACTCCGGAGCGGACGCGATCCACCCCGGGTACGGCTTCCTGTCCGAGAACGCCGACTTCGCCCAGGCCGTCCTCGACGCGGACCTGACCTGGATCGGTCCGCCGCCGCAGGCGATCCGCGACCTCGGCGACAAGGTGGCGGCCCGTCACATCGCCCAGCGCGCCGGCGCGCCGCTGGTCGCCGGTACGCCGGACCCGGTGGCCGGTGCCGAGGAGGTCGTCGCCTTCGCCCGCGAGCACGGCCTGCCCATCGCGATCAAGGCCGCCTTCGGTGGCGGCGGCCGCGGTCTGAAGGTGGCCCGCACCCTCGAAGAGGTGCCCGAGCTGTTCGACTCCGCGGTGCGCGAGGCGGTGGCCGCCTTCGGCCGCGGCGAGTGCTTCGTGGAGCGCTACCTCGACAAGCCCCGCCACGTGGAGACGCAGTGCCTGGCCGACCGCCACGGCAACGTGGTGGTCGTCTCCACCCGTGACTGCTCCCTGCAGCGCCGCCACCAGAAGCTGGTCGAGGAGGCGCCCGCGCCGTTCCTCTCCGACGCGCAGGTCGCCGAGCTGTACGCGTCCTCCAAAGCGATCCTCAAGGAGGCCGGGTACGTCGGCGCGGGCACGGTCGAGTTCCTGGTCGGCGTGGACGGCACGATCTCCTTCCTGGAGGTCAACACCCGCCTGCAGGTCGAACACCCGGTCACCGAGGAGGTCTCCGGCATCGACCTGGTGCGCGAGATGTTCCGTATCGCCGACGGCGAGGAACTGGGGTACGACGACCCGCCGCTGCGCGGCCACTCCTTCGAGTTCCGCATCAACGGCGAGGACCCGGGCCGCGGCTTCCTGCCCGCCCCCGGCACCGTGACCACGTTCGCCCCGCCGTCGGGACCGGGGGTGCGCCTGGACGCGGGCGTGGAGAGCGGCAGCGTGATCGGCCCGGCCTGGGACTCGCTGCTCGCCAAACTGATCGTCACCGGCGCCACCCGCGAGCAGGCGCTGCAGCGGGCCGCCCGCGCGCTGGAGGAGTTCACCGTCGAGGGCATGGCGACCGCCGTCCCCTTCCACCGCGCCGTGGTCGTCGACCCCGCCTTCGCACCCGAACTGACCGGCTCCACCGATCCGTTCACGGTGCACACCCGCTGGATCGAGACCGAGTTCGTCAACGAGATCCCCGCGTTCACCGCTCCCGCGGACACCGACACGGACGACGAGCCGGGCCGCGAGACGGTCGTCGTCGAGGTCGGCGGCAAGCGCCTCGAGGTCTCCCTGCCGTCCTCGCTGGGCATGTCCCTGGCCCGCACCGGACTGGCCGCGGGCGCCAGGCCCAAGCGCCGCGCGGCCAAGAAGTCCGGCCCGGCCGCCTCCGGCGACACCCTCGCCTCACCCATGCAGGGCACCATCGTGAAGGTGGCCGTCGAGGAGGGGCAGGAGGTCAAGGAGGGCGATCTGATCGTCGTCCTGGAGGCCATGAAGATGGAACAGCCCCTCAACGCGCACCGCTCGGGCACCGTCAAGGCCCTGGCCGTCGAGGTGGGCGCCTCGCTCACGTCCGGCGCGGTCATCTGCGAGATCAAGGACTGA
- a CDS encoding TetR/AcrR family transcriptional regulator has product MPAPPAGMRADARRNRDRLVTEARTAFARNGADASLEDVAKRAGVGIGTLYRHFPNRHALLSAVFADAVSDLLVRSRELLDDPRPCTALVTWLRAVITHASEYRGLARALMSASHDDASALARCSGPMREAGSALLTRAQEAGAVRPGVSIGDLLQLTNAIALAAEETPGDPELADRMLTLTVRGLKA; this is encoded by the coding sequence ATGCCCGCTCCCCCGGCAGGGATGCGTGCCGACGCCCGCCGCAACCGGGACCGCCTGGTCACAGAGGCACGGACGGCGTTCGCGAGGAACGGGGCCGACGCCTCCCTGGAGGACGTCGCGAAACGCGCGGGCGTGGGCATCGGCACCCTCTACCGTCACTTCCCCAACCGCCACGCGCTGCTGAGCGCGGTCTTCGCGGACGCGGTGAGCGACCTGCTCGTCCGCTCGCGCGAACTGCTCGACGATCCCCGCCCCTGCACGGCGCTCGTGACGTGGCTGCGCGCCGTCATCACTCATGCGAGTGAGTACCGCGGGCTGGCACGCGCGCTCATGTCGGCCTCGCACGACGACGCCTCGGCGCTCGCGCGGTGCAGCGGCCCGATGCGCGAGGCGGGCAGCGCCCTCCTCACGCGCGCGCAGGAGGCCGGCGCCGTACGCCCCGGCGTCTCGATCGGCGACCTGCTCCAGCTGACCAACGCGATCGCGCTGGCCGCCGAAGAGACCCCGGGTGACCCGGAGCTGGCCGACCGCATGCTGACGCTGACCGTGCGCGGCCTGAAGGCCTGA